A genomic stretch from Etheostoma cragini isolate CJK2018 chromosome 8, CSU_Ecrag_1.0, whole genome shotgun sequence includes:
- the tdg.1 gene encoding thymine DNA glycosylase, tandem duplicate 1 isoform X1, whose translation MEDKLNGFPVVSPEYLQQWVQSAQQFQALQAQYSGFNHNHQSHYPEEQTGETAMAHMGYPEPMMDQQEPANPGKPPAKKRGRPAQPKEPKAPKPPKVPKAPKPPKDPNAPKAKPGPKPKKATEAQADGKQEKIDESFKKVKRKIDRFKGMSEEEVMTKTLPDLLEYNLDYVIIGINPGLMAAFIGRWFPGPGNHFWKCLFLSGFTEEQLNHMHDTTLPVKYKMGFTNMVARATPGSKDLSSKELREGGKILVEKLKKFKPLIAVFNGKCIYEMFCREMFGKKPKKLDFGLQPHKIPDCDVALYLMPSSSARCAQFPRAQDKVHFYIKLRELRDELKGLQKSTEIEEVDYRFDLKLAKEDAKRMAIKEEQYDPGYEDAYGGAYAEREPEEGPAQSQPNGHCTFPNVENTDGAQEATTSQIPGQLPDGQWMTQSFADEIPDISGGAKDGSV comes from the exons ATGGAAGACAAGCTGAATGGATTCCCTGTTGTCTCCCCGGAGTATCTTCAACAGTG GGTTCAGTCTGCCCAACAGTTTCAAGCTCTCCAGGCCCAATATTCAGGCTTCAACCACAATCATCAGTCTCACTACCCGGAGGAGCAGACAGGAGAGACAGCCATGGCACACATGGGTTATCCAGAACCCATGATGGATCAGCAGGAACCAGCCAATCCGGGAAAAC CCCCAGCCAAAAAGAGAGGCAGACCAGCTCAACCCAAGGAACCCAAGGCTCCTAAACCACCAAAAGTCCCCAAGGCACCAAAGCCACCTAAGGACCCAAATGCACCTAAAGCCAAACCTGGTCCTAAGCCCAAGAAAGCCACTGAGGCTCAGGCAGATGGCAAGCAAGAGAAAATTGATGAGAGCTTCAAGAAGGTTAAGAGGAAAATTGACCGCTTCAAGGGAATGTCAGAGGAGGAAGTCATGACAAAAACTCTACCAGACCTTCTGGAATACAACCTGGACTATGTCATT ATTGGCATTAATCCAGGACTGATGGCAGCTTTCATTGGACGGTGGTTTCCAGGTCCTGGAAATCATTTTT GGAAGTGCCTGtttctgtctggatttactgaGGAGCAACTTAACCACATGCACGACACTACTCTGCCTGTCAAATACAAAATGGGCTTTACCAACATGGTGGCCAGGGCGACACCAGGGAGCAAAGACCTCTCAAG TAAAGAGTTGCGTGAAGGTGGCAAAATTCTTGTAGAGAAGCTGAAGAAATTCAAGCCTCtaattgctgtttttaatggaaaat GCATCTATGAAATGTTCTGCAGAGAGATGTTTGGTAAAAAACCAAAGAAACTTGACTTTGGTTTGCAGCCACACAAGATCCCCGACTGTGACGTG GCTTTGTATCTGATGCCTTCATCCAGCGCTCGTTGTGCTCAGTTCCCTCGTGCTCAGGACAAAGTCCACTTTTACATCAAACTGAGGGAGCTCCGAGATGAGCTAAAGGGCCTCCAAAAGAGCACTGAGATCGAGGAGGTCGACTACAGGTTTGACCTGAAATTGGCCAAGG AGGATGCCAAGAGGATGGCGATAAAGGAGGAGCAGTACGATCCTGGTTATGAAGATGCCTACGGTGGAGCATATGCAGAAAGAGAACCTGAGGAAGGTCCAGCCCAAAGCCAGCCCAACGGTCACTGTACATTCCCAAATGTAGAAAAcacag ATGGAGCACAGGAGGCGACGACGTCACAAATACCAGGCCAGCTCCCAGACGGACAGTGGATGACCCAGTCCTTTGCAGACGAGATTCCAGACATCAGCGGCGGAGCCAAGGATGGCAGCGTATAA
- the tdg.2 gene encoding G/T mismatch-specific thymine DNA glycosylase isoform X2: MYDRYQSSQQHPEAQYVMPYHNTGHYTEGPRDELVMAELSVHREPPVYQEPFYQNYNPPAQNHYQDLTYQSNVREQQQQQQQQQQQQHPPAHPHHTQHQHTIQQQEPNVQPQPQPAGQPQVVTPVKKKRGRPPKQPAEEGKTQEEENEIEAAKKAKRALNRFNGMSVAEVMAKTLPDVISYNLDILIIGINPGLLSAFKGRHYPNPGNHFWKCLFLSGLTDEQLNYMHDQSLPEKYSIGFTNMVERTTPGSKDLSSKEIREGGRQLLDKLQKYKPLIAAFNGKGIYEIFCKETFGVKAKNLDFGLQPYKIPETETVCYLMPSSSPRCAQFPRAQDKVHFYIKLKELRDQMKGRAPRPEVEETEYSFNLQLAKEDAKRMAIKEEQVDPDYESCSGLHGDAKQNSNSSY; encoded by the exons ACACAGAAGGTCCCAGAGATGAGCTTGTCATGGCCGAGCTGTCGGTCCACCGCGAACCACCTGTTTACCAAGAACCTTTTTACCAGAACTATAACCCCCCGGCCCAAAATCACTACCAGGATCTGACCTACCAGTCAAACGTcagggagcagcagcagcagcagcagcagcagcagcagcagcagcatcctcCTGCTCACCCGCACCACACTCAACACCAACATACAATACAGCAGCAGGAGCCGAATGTTCAGCCCCAACCTCAGCCTGCTGGTCAACCTCAAG TTGTGACACCggtaaagaagaagagaggccGGCCTCCTAAGCAGCCGGCGGAGGAGGGCAAGACACAAGAGGAGGAGAATGAGATTGAGGCGGCAAAAAAAGCCAAGAGGGCTCTCAACCGCTTCAACGGCATGTCAGTGGCTGAGGTTATGGCCAAAACCCTGCCAGACGTTATATCCTACAATCTTGACATTTTGATT ATTGGAATTAACCCAGGACTATTATCTGCCTTCAAAGGACGCCATTATCCAAACCCAGGAAACCATTTCT GGAAATGTCTGTTTCTTTCTGGTTTAACTGACGAGCAGCTCAACTACATGCATGACCAAAGCCTGCCGGAGAAATATAGCATCGGCTTTACCAACATGGTAGAGAGGACCACACCTGGCAGCAAGGACCTCTCTAG TAAGGAGATTCGTGAAGGAGGTCGACAGTTACTTGACAAACTGCAGAAATACAAACCATTAATAGCAGCTTTTAATGGAAAAG GTATTTATGAAATCTTCTGCAAAGAAACCTTTGGTGTGAAGGCAAAGAATCTCGACTTTGGTCTACAGCCTTACAAAATCCCAGAAACTGAAACG GTGTGCTACTTGATGCCGTCATCAAGCCCCCGCTGTGCCCAGTTTCCGCGTGCCCAGGATAAGGTTCATTTCTACATCAAGCTGAAGGAACTGCGAGACCAGATGAAAGGCCGGGCGCCAAGGCCCGAGGTTGAAGAGACAGAGTACTCGTTCAATCTGCAGCTAGCTAAAG AGGATGCTAAGAGGATGGCAATCAAAGAAGAGCAGGTGGATCCAGACTATGAAAGCTGTAGTGGGCTGCATGGGGATGCAAAGCAAAACAGCAACTCCTCCTACTAA
- the tdg.2 gene encoding G/T mismatch-specific thymine DNA glycosylase isoform X3, translated as MYQSSQQHPEAQYVMPYHNTGHYTEGPRDELVMAELSVHREPPVYQEPFYQNYNPPAQNHYQDLTYQSNVREQQQQQQQQQQQQHPPAHPHHTQHQHTIQQQEPNVQPQPQPAGQPQVVTPVKKKRGRPPKQPAEEGKTQEEENEIEAAKKAKRALNRFNGMSVAEVMAKTLPDVISYNLDILIIGINPGLLSAFKGRHYPNPGNHFWKCLFLSGLTDEQLNYMHDQSLPEKYSIGFTNMVERTTPGSKDLSSKEIREGGRQLLDKLQKYKPLIAAFNGKGIYEIFCKETFGVKAKNLDFGLQPYKIPETETVCYLMPSSSPRCAQFPRAQDKVHFYIKLKELRDQMKGRAPRPEVEETEYSFNLQLAKEDAKRMAIKEEQVDPDYESCSGLHGDAKQNSNSSY; from the exons ACACAGAAGGTCCCAGAGATGAGCTTGTCATGGCCGAGCTGTCGGTCCACCGCGAACCACCTGTTTACCAAGAACCTTTTTACCAGAACTATAACCCCCCGGCCCAAAATCACTACCAGGATCTGACCTACCAGTCAAACGTcagggagcagcagcagcagcagcagcagcagcagcagcagcagcatcctcCTGCTCACCCGCACCACACTCAACACCAACATACAATACAGCAGCAGGAGCCGAATGTTCAGCCCCAACCTCAGCCTGCTGGTCAACCTCAAG TTGTGACACCggtaaagaagaagagaggccGGCCTCCTAAGCAGCCGGCGGAGGAGGGCAAGACACAAGAGGAGGAGAATGAGATTGAGGCGGCAAAAAAAGCCAAGAGGGCTCTCAACCGCTTCAACGGCATGTCAGTGGCTGAGGTTATGGCCAAAACCCTGCCAGACGTTATATCCTACAATCTTGACATTTTGATT ATTGGAATTAACCCAGGACTATTATCTGCCTTCAAAGGACGCCATTATCCAAACCCAGGAAACCATTTCT GGAAATGTCTGTTTCTTTCTGGTTTAACTGACGAGCAGCTCAACTACATGCATGACCAAAGCCTGCCGGAGAAATATAGCATCGGCTTTACCAACATGGTAGAGAGGACCACACCTGGCAGCAAGGACCTCTCTAG TAAGGAGATTCGTGAAGGAGGTCGACAGTTACTTGACAAACTGCAGAAATACAAACCATTAATAGCAGCTTTTAATGGAAAAG GTATTTATGAAATCTTCTGCAAAGAAACCTTTGGTGTGAAGGCAAAGAATCTCGACTTTGGTCTACAGCCTTACAAAATCCCAGAAACTGAAACG GTGTGCTACTTGATGCCGTCATCAAGCCCCCGCTGTGCCCAGTTTCCGCGTGCCCAGGATAAGGTTCATTTCTACATCAAGCTGAAGGAACTGCGAGACCAGATGAAAGGCCGGGCGCCAAGGCCCGAGGTTGAAGAGACAGAGTACTCGTTCAATCTGCAGCTAGCTAAAG AGGATGCTAAGAGGATGGCAATCAAAGAAGAGCAGGTGGATCCAGACTATGAAAGCTGTAGTGGGCTGCATGGGGATGCAAAGCAAAACAGCAACTCCTCCTACTAA
- the tdg.1 gene encoding thymine DNA glycosylase, tandem duplicate 1 isoform X2 — translation MAHMGYPEPMMDQQEPANPGKPPAKKRGRPAQPKEPKAPKPPKVPKAPKPPKDPNAPKAKPGPKPKKATEAQADGKQEKIDESFKKVKRKIDRFKGMSEEEVMTKTLPDLLEYNLDYVIIGINPGLMAAFIGRWFPGPGNHFWKCLFLSGFTEEQLNHMHDTTLPVKYKMGFTNMVARATPGSKDLSSKELREGGKILVEKLKKFKPLIAVFNGKCIYEMFCREMFGKKPKKLDFGLQPHKIPDCDVALYLMPSSSARCAQFPRAQDKVHFYIKLRELRDELKGLQKSTEIEEVDYRFDLKLAKEDAKRMAIKEEQYDPGYEDAYGGAYAEREPEEGPAQSQPNGHCTFPNVENTDGAQEATTSQIPGQLPDGQWMTQSFADEIPDISGGAKDGSV, via the exons ATGGCACACATGGGTTATCCAGAACCCATGATGGATCAGCAGGAACCAGCCAATCCGGGAAAAC CCCCAGCCAAAAAGAGAGGCAGACCAGCTCAACCCAAGGAACCCAAGGCTCCTAAACCACCAAAAGTCCCCAAGGCACCAAAGCCACCTAAGGACCCAAATGCACCTAAAGCCAAACCTGGTCCTAAGCCCAAGAAAGCCACTGAGGCTCAGGCAGATGGCAAGCAAGAGAAAATTGATGAGAGCTTCAAGAAGGTTAAGAGGAAAATTGACCGCTTCAAGGGAATGTCAGAGGAGGAAGTCATGACAAAAACTCTACCAGACCTTCTGGAATACAACCTGGACTATGTCATT ATTGGCATTAATCCAGGACTGATGGCAGCTTTCATTGGACGGTGGTTTCCAGGTCCTGGAAATCATTTTT GGAAGTGCCTGtttctgtctggatttactgaGGAGCAACTTAACCACATGCACGACACTACTCTGCCTGTCAAATACAAAATGGGCTTTACCAACATGGTGGCCAGGGCGACACCAGGGAGCAAAGACCTCTCAAG TAAAGAGTTGCGTGAAGGTGGCAAAATTCTTGTAGAGAAGCTGAAGAAATTCAAGCCTCtaattgctgtttttaatggaaaat GCATCTATGAAATGTTCTGCAGAGAGATGTTTGGTAAAAAACCAAAGAAACTTGACTTTGGTTTGCAGCCACACAAGATCCCCGACTGTGACGTG GCTTTGTATCTGATGCCTTCATCCAGCGCTCGTTGTGCTCAGTTCCCTCGTGCTCAGGACAAAGTCCACTTTTACATCAAACTGAGGGAGCTCCGAGATGAGCTAAAGGGCCTCCAAAAGAGCACTGAGATCGAGGAGGTCGACTACAGGTTTGACCTGAAATTGGCCAAGG AGGATGCCAAGAGGATGGCGATAAAGGAGGAGCAGTACGATCCTGGTTATGAAGATGCCTACGGTGGAGCATATGCAGAAAGAGAACCTGAGGAAGGTCCAGCCCAAAGCCAGCCCAACGGTCACTGTACATTCCCAAATGTAGAAAAcacag ATGGAGCACAGGAGGCGACGACGTCACAAATACCAGGCCAGCTCCCAGACGGACAGTGGATGACCCAGTCCTTTGCAGACGAGATTCCAGACATCAGCGGCGGAGCCAAGGATGGCAGCGTATAA